One region of Choristoneura fumiferana chromosome 3, NRCan_CFum_1, whole genome shotgun sequence genomic DNA includes:
- the LOC141426350 gene encoding uncharacterized protein, with protein MSKRSAEDKIDLYKAKIQKLQQQRFRRVIVYSSSSDSEENSDNGAQNTEEHNDTTSAPPQPDPDAAPESGGDTQNTATPVLEPELAPEMLQALGDPSDDTPAYGPDIHEKLAQRWLPILKKGMPKDAKEQLLKEYSIPGNCKLLRAPTLNAEISAAVAETVRSRDKKIQAKQEQLGLGISAINRAMNTLLTSDDKVQAVKILSDGCRILSDLHFVETQVRTKLITPGLDKAFLSVIQDQDRDETLFGEKLSEKIKASKVIEKQGLQIKKSSVQKPATSNSSSSGLRPRQQGNWSGPPRFPSSSRGGHTSTYRTMTPYPYPYRRQPLAAQPTTTTRSTSATTTSKRAKIRQ; from the exons ATGTCTAAAAGAAGTGCAGAAGATAAAATTGATTTATACAAAGCAAAAATTCAGAAGTTACAACAGCAAAGATTTCGTCGTGTAATTGTGTACTCTTCGTCATCGGACTCCGAGGAAAATTCGG ATAACGGAGCACAAAACACAGAGGAACACAATGACACGACTTCGGCACCCCCACAGCCGGACCCGGACGCGGCGCCCGAGTCCGGCGGCGACACACAAAATACCGCCACGCCGGTACTCGAGCCCGAACTCGCTCCTGAGATGTTACAGGCTCTCGGTGACCCATCTGACGACACTCCGGCTTATGGCCCAGATATTCACGAGAAATTGGCACAACGGTGGCTCCCTATCCTAAAGAAGGGCATGCCGAAAGACGCAAAAGAACAACTTTTGAAAGAATACAGTATCCCCGGGAACTGTAAACTATTAAGGGCACCGACCTTAAATGCGGAAATATCTGCCGCCGTTGCCGAAACTGTGAGGTCacgagataaaaaaatacaggccaAGCAGGAACAACTCGGCTTAGGCATTTCCGCCATCAATAGAGCCATGAATACACTATTGACCAGTGACGACAAGGTGCAAGCCGTTAAGATCCTATCTGATGGTTGCCGAATCCTTTCGGACCTCCACTTCGTCGAGACACAAGTAAGAACTAAGCTTATAACTCCGGGCCTTGATAAGGCGTTCCTGTCTGTTATACAGGATCAAGATAGAGACGAAACCCTCTTCGGAGAAAAACTATCGGAAAAAATTAAAGCTTCGAAAGTAATTGAGAAGCAAGGCCTACAAATTAAAAAGAGTTCCGTTCAAAAGCCGGCCACGTCAAACTCATCGTCTTCAGGACTTCGACCTCGTCAACAGGGAAACTGGTCGGGCCCTCCTCGCTTCCCATCGTCGAGCAGGGGGGGGCACACCTCGACCTACCGGACAATGACGCCATACCCGTACCCGTATCGCCGCCAGCCCCTCGCAGCGCAGCCAACGACGACAACGCGCTCAACGAGTGCGACTACCACCAGCAAACGTGCAAAAATACGACAGTAA